One window from the genome of Paraneptunicella aestuarii encodes:
- a CDS encoding cyclic peptide export ABC transporter: MKLFEAFTKNAPNMVFISMLLGAIAGICYSMLIPIILKSIGADNNLPTVDQSSALTMFEIKVSNPYFALLFLAICVIILIARTASQILLVRIATEITNRTRLNIYRRILKAPIDELDKLGSSRTLAVITGDVSQIVDGAGLFPGLLVNSVTLVGLLGFLLFLNTELFWVVILAIVFGGVTYQIPLYIGNHYFRKVRKHWDYLYESMLGLVYGTKELKLNKAKREAYYNEILSDAERLLRDDSLQAETIVRSARSYGDLVSFFVIGFVAFVYVNYNSISTETLIGVIMAMLYITGPITAIMNTVPQLLVAKVALGRVNEFIDLMSRENASEEIIRLPDWKTVRYSNLTYRYEGTNHSFQLGPIDMELAKGEIAFIVGGNGSGKSTLCKLIALHYPVHEGDIYFGNTRVDQSTLNSCREAISAIFTDFYLFDRLLGSINPDENSRIQELLNKLGLDKKVKIENGKFSTISLSDGQKKRLALLVEMLEDRDLYIFDEWAADQDPSFKIVFYKEILPELKARGKMVVVISHDDRFFDIADKIIVMDEGKIKKVQTKKQLEAVH, from the coding sequence ATGAAGCTCTTTGAAGCTTTCACAAAAAACGCACCTAATATGGTATTCATTTCCATGTTATTAGGTGCGATTGCTGGTATTTGTTACTCAATGCTGATTCCCATCATATTGAAGAGCATTGGGGCTGACAATAATTTGCCTACAGTCGATCAGTCCAGTGCTTTAACAATGTTTGAAATTAAGGTTTCCAATCCTTATTTCGCACTACTTTTCCTGGCGATATGCGTCATTATCCTGATAGCCCGCACAGCATCTCAAATTCTATTGGTGAGAATCGCTACCGAGATTACCAACAGAACAAGACTGAATATATATCGTCGTATTTTAAAAGCGCCAATTGATGAGTTGGACAAGCTGGGGTCATCTCGTACATTGGCTGTTATTACCGGAGATGTATCGCAAATTGTTGACGGAGCCGGATTATTTCCAGGGCTATTGGTGAACAGTGTAACTTTAGTTGGTTTGTTAGGCTTTTTGTTGTTTCTGAATACGGAGCTGTTCTGGGTAGTTATCCTGGCTATTGTATTTGGTGGCGTGACATATCAGATCCCCCTGTATATTGGTAACCACTATTTCCGAAAGGTAAGAAAGCATTGGGATTATTTGTATGAGTCAATGTTGGGGCTGGTATATGGCACCAAAGAACTGAAGCTTAACAAAGCCAAAAGAGAAGCTTATTACAACGAAATATTGAGTGATGCAGAACGGTTACTTAGGGATGACAGCTTACAAGCTGAAACAATCGTGCGTTCTGCACGTAGTTACGGTGATTTGGTTAGCTTTTTTGTAATAGGTTTCGTCGCCTTTGTTTACGTTAACTATAACTCGATCAGTACTGAAACACTGATCGGTGTCATCATGGCCATGCTGTACATTACAGGGCCAATCACTGCGATTATGAATACGGTTCCACAATTACTTGTTGCCAAGGTCGCTTTGGGGCGAGTCAACGAATTCATTGATTTAATGTCTCGGGAAAACGCCAGTGAAGAGATAATCAGATTGCCTGATTGGAAAACAGTACGTTACTCCAATCTGACCTACCGTTACGAAGGCACAAATCATAGTTTTCAATTAGGTCCGATAGATATGGAACTCGCTAAAGGTGAAATTGCTTTTATTGTGGGAGGCAACGGTTCCGGTAAGTCTACTTTATGTAAACTGATAGCTCTTCATTATCCTGTCCATGAAGGTGATATTTACTTCGGAAATACTCGCGTAGATCAAAGCACCCTAAATAGTTGTAGAGAGGCGATTTCGGCAATTTTTACCGATTTTTATTTGTTTGATCGTCTGTTGGGTAGTATCAATCCCGATGAAAATTCAAGAATTCAAGAATTACTGAACAAGTTAGGTCTGGATAAAAAAGTAAAAATTGAGAATGGAAAATTTTCAACAATATCTTTGTCTGACGGACAGAAGAAACGGTTAGCCCTTTTGGTTGAAATGCTTGAAGATCGTGACTTGTATATCTTTGATGAATGGGCCGCGGATCAGGATCCTAGCTTTAAGATTGTATTCTACAAGGAAATCTTACCAGAACTAAAAGCCAGAGGAAAAATGGTTGTTGTTATCAGTCATGACGACAGATTTTTTGATATCGCTGACAAAATCATTGTGATGGATGAAGGCAAAATCAAAAAAGTACAAACCAAAAAGCAGCTGGAAGCTGTTCACTAA
- the gntD gene encoding guanitoxin biosynthesis L-enduracididine beta-hydroxylase GntD: MNQITLTQKEIEFCLELVAALKARYGTADAPVFLDRASLYACDLPRRIRMAYKDLKYNPDDRGLVLVRGFPVADLGPTPSSWDYPESYRPMMDLDYFSVLLSSLVGEAFGWETQQKGKIIHDLIPIKGRGNAQTGYGSDSELVLHTEDSFHAHRGEYVNFVCVRNPDNIATTFCSVVDLNIEPEVKRILFQERYSIMPDESHLDEEQSKDPVSEDYLNELCSNGKRRSMLYGNFKRPYICYDPHYTQELRNDKEAKRALEILTEAVNRNVVKVPFQSGDVCIVDNRKVVHGREAFIARFDGTDRWLKRINITSSLRRSASVRKSSKDRIIGEVDNHV; the protein is encoded by the coding sequence ATGAACCAAATAACACTTACTCAAAAAGAGATCGAATTTTGTCTGGAACTGGTTGCAGCGTTGAAGGCCAGGTACGGAACCGCTGATGCTCCCGTATTTTTGGACAGAGCGTCTCTGTATGCCTGTGATTTGCCCCGAAGAATTCGTATGGCTTACAAAGACTTAAAATATAATCCCGATGACCGTGGACTCGTACTGGTTAGAGGGTTTCCTGTTGCAGATCTTGGCCCTACGCCTTCTTCATGGGATTACCCGGAATCTTATCGACCAATGATGGATCTTGATTATTTTTCAGTTTTGCTTTCTTCATTGGTGGGGGAAGCCTTTGGTTGGGAAACACAACAAAAAGGTAAAATAATCCATGACCTGATTCCAATTAAAGGAAGAGGAAATGCCCAAACCGGTTATGGCAGTGATTCTGAACTGGTTTTACATACTGAAGACTCATTCCATGCTCATAGAGGGGAATACGTTAATTTTGTATGTGTGCGCAACCCGGACAACATCGCAACAACCTTTTGTTCTGTAGTCGACCTCAATATTGAGCCTGAAGTTAAGAGAATTTTATTTCAGGAGCGCTATAGCATTATGCCGGACGAATCACATCTTGATGAAGAACAATCCAAAGATCCTGTGTCGGAAGATTACCTCAATGAGTTGTGCAGCAATGGCAAAAGACGGTCTATGTTGTACGGTAATTTCAAACGTCCTTACATTTGCTACGACCCTCATTATACGCAGGAATTAAGGAACGATAAGGAAGCGAAACGCGCTCTGGAAATATTGACAGAAGCAGTTAACCGCAATGTAGTCAAAGTTCCTTTTCAGAGTGGTGATGTATGCATTGTGGATAATCGTAAGGTTGTCCATGGTCGAGAAGCTTTTATCGCACGATTTGACGGCACAGATCGATGGTTAAAGCGCATCAATATCACCTCAAGTTTAAGACGCTCAGCAAGCGTTAGAAAGTCAAGCAAAGACAGAATCATTGGAGAGGTCGATAATCATGTCTAG
- a CDS encoding ABC transporter ATP-binding protein — protein sequence MLIELKGLTKLFRTEEVQTAAVSDLDLQIQRGDFVAIMGPSGCGKSSLLNILGMLDSSTSGSYIFDGEDISNYSEDQLSTIRKKNIGFVFQSFNLIDELTIRENIELPLLYQKLPASEITCRVNAVLEKLNISHRANHRPYQLSGGQQQRVAVARALVIDPQVILADEPTGNLDTKHGEEVMEMLRQLHEKGTTIVMVTHSEEHTRFANYVVNLLDGKVVSEKRLEKQTETTPEVTVA from the coding sequence ATGTTAATTGAACTTAAAGGATTAACTAAATTGTTTAGGACAGAAGAGGTTCAGACCGCAGCCGTTAGTGACCTTGACCTACAAATCCAACGTGGTGACTTTGTGGCCATTATGGGGCCATCTGGTTGTGGAAAATCATCACTTCTCAACATATTAGGAATGTTGGATTCCTCTACTAGCGGTAGTTATATCTTTGATGGAGAGGATATTTCCAACTATTCAGAAGACCAGCTTTCAACCATCAGAAAGAAAAATATCGGGTTTGTTTTTCAGTCTTTCAATTTGATTGACGAACTAACTATCAGGGAAAACATTGAGCTACCACTGCTATATCAGAAACTACCGGCTAGTGAGATTACCTGCCGGGTAAATGCGGTTTTAGAGAAGCTTAATATTTCCCATCGAGCAAATCATCGCCCTTATCAGCTTTCGGGAGGTCAGCAGCAAAGAGTTGCTGTCGCCAGAGCGTTAGTGATTGACCCCCAGGTCATTCTTGCTGACGAACCAACGGGTAATTTGGATACAAAACATGGTGAAGAAGTTATGGAAATGCTTCGCCAGTTGCATGAAAAGGGGACAACCATTGTCATGGTAACCCACTCTGAAGAGCACACTCGCTTTGCCAATTATGTCGTTAATTTACTGGATGGCAAAGTTGTGTCTGAGAAAAGACTGGAAAAGCAAACTGAAACCACACCAGAAGTAACCGTGGCTTAG
- a CDS encoding ABC transporter permease yields MFKNYFNIALRIALTNKVNFLISVGGLAIGFAACLLVTLYIVDELSYDRWVDGGENVYKIETSYYPKNLQPFRTSKSPYPVLSAVIEQVPNVSASVRLFDWDNRVRRNNQVFYEQITYAEKSFFDIFDLPVVKGVGAEALQSASNILVSESMALKYFGSENPIGQILAIDAFGQIVDYEVVGVLKDVPENSHFKLNFLTLFDEKKTVFSGIINEWYSAAVHSYIKFSTPQNDQLINRKVEHLAKNFISNDHLENVENIKINLIPLFDIHLHGDKEHQRDQNGSISAVYSALLAAILILLIASINFVNFSTARASLRTREVTIRKVMGASRKQLIIQFITESIVISFFAFLLAIVIGALALPWFNLLWEKSLTMVTLLDPILFFGSIVFVFVLAVIAGSYPAFVLSSLKPTTVLTANKSSPPGQSYVRNALVVVQFAVSAALIIGTAFFYMQMNYLYSVDKGFNESNKLTLFFGGQNKALADTFKQQLLSINGVKGAALSNSPFPRLSSSTINAQIAGNQESGRLISEQMFVDTEFFDLFEISAKSGRVFSTGQNDRVFIRPQENVRGQGDVVVNKEFLNKLGINSMEAAIGQVISTDDSDLKIIGVVEDLKLRSMHHAVRPMVFTLGTPNQLHIMTLDLDPAFTSTVLKQIDTIWRQVLPDQPISKKFVESEFEALYRTEDRQINILLVFSAVALFMAATGLYGMALFYVTRRQKEIGIRKVLGASVWELIWLLNWQFSKPVILGSFIGLIGGFWFIQGWLNSFALRIGVGEHIYIFILTIILTLLVATLSAFFQTRKVALSSPMEVLRYE; encoded by the coding sequence ATGTTTAAGAATTATTTCAATATTGCACTAAGAATCGCGTTAACAAATAAAGTTAATTTCCTTATTAGTGTAGGGGGATTAGCTATAGGTTTTGCCGCGTGCTTATTGGTGACCTTATATATAGTTGATGAACTGAGTTATGACCGTTGGGTTGATGGCGGTGAAAATGTTTACAAGATTGAAACCAGTTATTATCCCAAAAATTTACAACCATTCAGAACTTCCAAATCACCTTATCCTGTATTGAGTGCGGTAATTGAACAGGTGCCCAATGTAAGTGCGTCGGTTCGCTTATTTGATTGGGACAACAGAGTTCGTCGCAACAATCAGGTGTTCTATGAACAAATCACATATGCTGAAAAATCTTTCTTCGACATTTTTGATCTTCCAGTAGTCAAAGGGGTTGGTGCAGAGGCATTACAAAGCGCGAGTAATATTCTTGTCAGCGAATCTATGGCTTTAAAATACTTTGGTTCGGAGAATCCGATTGGGCAGATTCTGGCTATTGATGCTTTTGGCCAAATTGTTGATTACGAGGTTGTTGGGGTACTCAAAGATGTACCTGAAAACTCGCATTTCAAGTTGAATTTTTTGACTTTATTTGATGAAAAAAAAACGGTATTCAGTGGCATTATAAATGAGTGGTATTCGGCAGCCGTACATTCCTATATTAAATTTTCTACTCCACAAAATGATCAGTTAATTAACAGGAAAGTAGAGCATCTGGCTAAAAACTTTATTTCTAATGATCACTTGGAAAATGTTGAAAATATCAAGATCAATCTAATTCCATTGTTTGATATTCATTTGCATGGTGATAAAGAGCATCAGCGTGATCAGAATGGCAGTATAAGTGCGGTTTACTCTGCATTGTTAGCTGCAATACTGATACTGCTAATAGCCAGTATTAACTTTGTTAATTTTTCCACTGCCAGAGCATCATTAAGAACACGGGAAGTTACCATCCGTAAGGTAATGGGGGCTTCTCGCAAGCAGCTTATTATTCAATTCATTACTGAATCCATTGTTATCTCTTTTTTTGCATTTTTACTGGCAATAGTCATCGGGGCTTTGGCTCTACCCTGGTTCAACCTGTTGTGGGAAAAGTCACTAACAATGGTTACTTTGCTGGATCCCATATTATTTTTCGGGAGCATTGTATTTGTTTTTGTTCTGGCTGTTATTGCCGGCAGTTATCCTGCATTTGTATTGTCATCCCTTAAACCGACAACCGTTTTAACTGCTAACAAGTCATCCCCTCCCGGACAATCCTATGTCAGAAACGCACTGGTTGTTGTGCAATTTGCTGTCTCTGCCGCATTAATCATTGGCACGGCCTTCTTCTATATGCAAATGAACTATCTCTACAGCGTAGACAAGGGATTTAATGAATCTAATAAGCTGACATTATTCTTCGGTGGGCAGAACAAAGCATTGGCAGATACTTTCAAACAGCAGTTGCTGAGCATCAATGGTGTGAAAGGTGCTGCTTTATCTAACAGTCCTTTCCCGAGACTTAGTTCAAGTACAATTAACGCGCAAATCGCGGGCAATCAGGAAAGTGGCAGGCTCATTAGTGAGCAAATGTTTGTCGACACTGAATTTTTCGATCTCTTTGAAATTAGTGCCAAGTCAGGAAGAGTGTTTTCCACTGGTCAGAATGACCGGGTTTTCATCCGACCGCAGGAAAATGTCAGAGGTCAAGGTGATGTCGTGGTCAACAAAGAGTTTTTAAACAAACTCGGCATCAATTCAATGGAAGCTGCAATTGGGCAAGTGATTTCAACTGATGATAGCGATCTCAAAATTATCGGGGTTGTTGAAGATCTGAAGTTACGTTCAATGCATCATGCCGTCAGACCCATGGTCTTTACTTTGGGGACACCCAATCAATTGCACATTATGACGTTGGATTTAGATCCTGCATTTACCTCAACTGTGTTAAAACAAATTGATACGATCTGGCGTCAGGTTTTACCCGACCAACCAATATCCAAAAAGTTTGTTGAATCAGAGTTCGAGGCGTTATACCGCACTGAAGACCGTCAAATAAACATTTTACTGGTATTCTCGGCCGTTGCTTTATTCATGGCTGCTACTGGCCTGTATGGCATGGCACTGTTTTATGTTACCCGTCGTCAAAAAGAAATTGGAATTCGTAAGGTATTGGGCGCGTCTGTTTGGGAACTCATCTGGTTACTTAATTGGCAATTCTCCAAGCCCGTTATACTAGGCAGCTTTATTGGTCTAATTGGCGGATTCTGGTTTATTCAGGGCTGGTTAAACAGTTTCGCTTTGCGTATTGGCGTTGGGGAGCACATCTACATTTTCATTCTGACGATCATTCTCACACTTTTGGTTGCCACACTGTCAGCCTTTTTTCAAACCAGAAAAGTTGCTCTATCAAGCCCAATGGAAGTTTTGAGATATGAGTAG
- a CDS encoding TauD/TfdA family dioxygenase — protein sequence MVNNLNGIQVSDLELISGKPMLIHVDPQGEKVTDWAQNNHSDINRLLDQNGALLIRGLRISGSKQLSRVLSEIFSMPLLSYVYRSTPRTQLRANVYTATEYHPDETILQHNESSYSNKWPTKIGFFSQVAASIGGETPIADSHKVFEAIPVEIREKFIAKKVMYVRNYQDIDLPWSEVFQTTDKTKVESYCRDNDIQFEWIGNNGLRTKQINQATLKHPHTNKDVWFNQAHLFHVSSLTKSTKESLVEVLGKENLPRNAYFGDGSEIDEQDLDVIRRVYADNEIVFKWQENDLMILDNLAFSHGRKPFSGERKTLTAMA from the coding sequence ATGGTCAACAATCTGAATGGTATTCAGGTATCTGATTTAGAGTTAATTAGCGGTAAACCCATGTTGATTCATGTTGATCCACAAGGTGAAAAAGTTACTGATTGGGCCCAAAATAATCATTCCGATATTAATCGCTTATTAGACCAGAATGGTGCACTTCTTATCAGAGGATTGCGCATATCTGGCAGTAAACAGTTGAGCCGGGTTTTGTCAGAAATTTTTAGTATGCCACTGTTGTCTTACGTGTACCGGTCTACGCCGCGAACTCAGCTTCGTGCTAATGTCTACACGGCTACTGAATACCATCCTGATGAGACGATTCTGCAACATAATGAAAGTTCATACTCGAACAAATGGCCGACAAAAATTGGTTTTTTTAGCCAGGTTGCAGCAAGCATTGGCGGTGAAACTCCAATTGCAGATAGTCATAAGGTTTTTGAGGCTATTCCTGTTGAGATAAGGGAAAAGTTTATTGCTAAAAAAGTCATGTATGTACGTAATTATCAAGACATCGATCTTCCATGGAGCGAAGTATTTCAGACCACCGATAAAACAAAAGTTGAATCTTATTGCCGCGACAATGATATTCAGTTCGAGTGGATAGGGAACAATGGCTTGCGTACAAAACAAATTAATCAGGCCACGCTAAAGCATCCGCATACGAATAAAGACGTTTGGTTTAATCAGGCACACCTGTTTCACGTTTCCAGCCTTACCAAGAGTACCAAAGAAAGCCTGGTTGAAGTATTGGGCAAAGAGAACCTGCCAAGGAATGCCTATTTTGGTGATGGAAGTGAGATTGATGAACAAGATCTTGACGTTATTCGAAGAGTCTACGCGGACAATGAAATCGTTTTTAAGTGGCAAGAGAACGATCTGATGATTTTGGATAATCTCGCTTTCAGCCATGGCCGAAAACCCTTCTCAGGGGAGCGTAAAACGCTAACCGCAATGGCTTAA
- a CDS encoding TauD/TfdA family dioxygenase — MSSVNLIDIYELSDSEVDALDVYMADIREQFSTAEDPEFLEIAYVLAGDLPKSLLEQLNELKNNNSHSGCLIIRGFQKDKLPLTPKTWHPEDTYIPNKKVDYLAVIASSRLGDAFGFVSQQGGKLIHDVVPIKGKEYYQAGCSSLATLSFHTEDAFHPHKGEYLCFYCLKNPTNTGTTGISLSALDIPKDIFNILFQKRFYIVPDNAHQTEGDTFVTHSILYGNPDEPFLCIDPDFTHAMENDEEAQMALDYLNKEIESKLIEIPIQAGDICYLDNFKWVHGRKPFVANFDGNDRWLKRINITQDLKKSADYRYEMSSRLLHAQPVAALEE; from the coding sequence ATGTCTAGTGTAAATCTCATTGATATTTATGAATTAAGCGATAGTGAAGTTGATGCCTTAGATGTTTATATGGCAGATATTCGTGAACAGTTTTCGACAGCAGAGGACCCTGAATTTCTCGAAATCGCTTATGTGCTGGCAGGAGATTTGCCTAAATCATTGCTGGAACAACTGAATGAATTGAAAAACAACAATTCACATAGTGGGTGTTTGATTATTCGAGGGTTTCAGAAAGATAAGCTTCCACTAACGCCTAAAACCTGGCATCCAGAAGATACTTATATTCCCAATAAAAAAGTGGATTATTTAGCTGTTATCGCTTCTTCTCGTCTGGGGGATGCATTTGGCTTTGTAAGCCAGCAGGGTGGAAAACTGATCCACGATGTTGTGCCGATAAAGGGTAAGGAATATTATCAGGCTGGTTGTAGCAGTCTTGCTACTCTTAGTTTTCACACTGAAGATGCATTTCATCCGCATAAAGGTGAATACTTGTGTTTCTACTGTCTTAAAAACCCAACAAACACTGGTACTACAGGCATTTCCCTTAGTGCACTGGATATTCCTAAAGATATTTTCAACATTCTTTTCCAGAAACGGTTTTATATCGTTCCTGACAATGCGCATCAGACTGAGGGTGATACTTTTGTGACGCATTCCATTTTATATGGCAATCCGGACGAACCCTTTTTATGTATTGATCCAGATTTCACCCATGCCATGGAAAATGATGAAGAGGCTCAGATGGCACTGGATTATTTAAATAAGGAAATAGAATCGAAGCTAATAGAAATTCCTATTCAGGCTGGCGATATCTGTTACCTGGACAATTTTAAATGGGTTCATGGGCGTAAACCTTTTGTTGCCAATTTTGATGGTAACGACCGCTGGTTAAAGCGCATAAATATCACTCAGGATTTGAAAAAATCTGCTGATTATCGCTACGAAATGTCTTCCAGGTTATTACATGCCCAGCCTGTTGCCGCATTAGAAGAATAA
- the vioD gene encoding capreomycidine synthase, whose amino-acid sequence MQLPKASLEHWMREFYFDCKMDLGSSGVATYTFGDLRKLLPIDLEKMDAISFDDSMTRGCDGLRQAIANRWGNGNLHNVMTANGSNEMLYHIMSTLLEPGDEVILLDPIYHALSTVAETKGCNIKYWKMEPEAGFIPAMDDFKSLLTENTKLVAVNFPHNPTGVTITREQQKELIKLVSEVDAYLVWDAAFEEMTLGEQLPNPFLEYDKAISVGTLSKGYGLPGLRIGWCFASEEVIEHCVQLRDYTTLYISPLVEYVGQIAIENIDLLMAPKMKEAKDNLQQLTHWVEKNKDRVKWTNPQGSVSCFIKFKGVEDTEQFCRDLVNETGVMLVPGECFGYKGYCRLGFGASKASFDEGFGLLTDFLKKRYWA is encoded by the coding sequence ATGCAGTTACCAAAGGCATCACTAGAGCACTGGATGAGGGAGTTTTACTTTGATTGCAAGATGGACCTTGGTAGTAGCGGTGTTGCTACATATACCTTTGGCGACCTGCGCAAGCTTTTACCCATTGATCTGGAAAAAATGGATGCTATTTCTTTTGATGACAGTATGACTCGAGGCTGTGATGGTTTACGCCAGGCGATAGCTAACAGATGGGGAAATGGCAATTTACACAATGTCATGACTGCTAACGGCTCAAACGAGATGCTATACCATATTATGAGCACGTTACTTGAGCCTGGTGATGAAGTTATTCTTCTGGATCCGATTTATCATGCCTTAAGCACAGTAGCTGAAACAAAAGGCTGTAATATCAAATACTGGAAAATGGAACCTGAGGCAGGTTTCATTCCTGCAATGGATGATTTTAAATCCCTTCTTACTGAAAATACCAAATTGGTCGCGGTAAACTTTCCTCATAACCCTACAGGAGTCACTATCACTCGTGAGCAGCAGAAAGAGCTTATTAAGTTAGTGTCTGAGGTTGATGCGTACCTTGTGTGGGATGCTGCATTTGAAGAAATGACACTGGGAGAACAGTTGCCTAATCCTTTCCTTGAATATGATAAGGCAATTTCAGTTGGAACATTATCCAAAGGCTATGGTTTACCAGGCCTCAGGATTGGTTGGTGCTTTGCTTCAGAAGAAGTCATCGAGCACTGTGTACAGCTACGTGATTATACAACGTTATATATTTCCCCTCTGGTTGAATACGTAGGCCAGATAGCCATTGAAAATATTGATCTTTTGATGGCCCCCAAAATGAAAGAAGCCAAAGATAACCTTCAACAATTAACTCATTGGGTAGAGAAAAACAAAGATCGGGTTAAGTGGACTAATCCTCAAGGTAGTGTCTCCTGTTTCATCAAGTTTAAGGGGGTTGAGGATACAGAGCAGTTTTGCCGAGACTTGGTAAACGAAACGGGCGTAATGCTGGTTCCGGGAGAATGTTTTGGTTACAAGGGGTATTGCCGCTTGGGTTTTGGTGCTTCAAAAGCTTCATTCGATGAGGGTTTTGGACTACTGACAGACTTTCTTAAAAAGCGCTATTGGGCTTAA